In the Arachis hypogaea cultivar Tifrunner chromosome 20, arahy.Tifrunner.gnm2.J5K5, whole genome shotgun sequence genome, AAgccggatgttcattttactaggtagGTCGATAgttattttcattctaatttggatgtttatttgatttggattgaatttaatataaatttgccTTATTAGaagaatttgttaaaaaatattgtgAGCATGGTGCCTATTATAAACTGAAATTTTACTAACATGCTTAATCCTGTTTAAGTTAGTCATTTTCTTGGTGGTTTATATTGCCGATATTTATGTCATAGTACCATATGTCACTTAATTCctttggttgtttttttttttttttttgtgttcgaTTGTAGGTCGTAGAAGTGATGGACGTGACTGAGTTAGAAACTGATGAGACGAGACTTAGTCATATTGTAGAATTGGATTTAGTGTACCATTTACTGAATTCAAGTATGTTTGGAGTTGTCGCAATTAGATATAAGTGATTAAGTTATAACAGGGTTATGTGACATTTAGATTTGTAAAACAATACTAAATCGTATTTTTCTTTAGCCATTTAAATTAAGTcgaatgttcattttactataaTTGCATATGGTTTTTTCCATTCTAAAGTAGATGGttattttgaataattatttgtcttttacttgattttctgCATTTTTTTTGCACATACCCCGCAAgttgaattagatttagtttaattTGATTGAATTCAAGCTGGGTTTTAGTTATGTCATTTAAATATGATGCACAAGTGGTATTTTTGGTCAATTACTTAGTTGTTTCTTATCAACTAATGTGGATGTTCATTTACTATGTATGTGAATTGTTCCTTCCTTTTTAGAGTGAATATTTATTTTGGGTATACCGTTTGTCCTTTACTTAATTTTCTGGCTTTTGCTTCCTCATGCTCcgcgtttttcttttcttttatggtTTTGGAATTATAGATTAAAATACGATTCCTGTAAACATTGATATTAACTTGAAAAACAAATAAAgtcttaatttgaaattaaaaaaaaaaaattttattacataaCATTTACACGAGATATATAACTTATATTTTAGAGAAATAATAGAAAGCCAATAGTTagtcatcaatatttaaaagtgtaTTAATATaacaagaattttcaaaaaatactacCATCATGATGACAGTATTAAACTCTTCAAGGCTAAGTTAAGGAAGCTTGTCAGGAACTCCCTACTTGTAATCTTTCTCCAACATTTTGGCTGTTAGAAATTGTACCTATgatccttctttctctttcttactctTCAATTTTGTAACCCGTGCGATAGTCGATGTGCACTGAAAAATAGGAACACGGTTCAATTTTCAGGCATATCAATTACTAGTGTGTAACAAGAACTCATTAAccccaagctttagaagataatCAACAatctatgaaaaaaaattaacctcAAAAAAGCAtaactaaataattaactaaataatTGATTTCACTATAACCAATAAAACAAAGTAAAACTCAATTCcaacacaaaataaaatgaacatatgcatacatagtaaaataaatatccgCTTTAGTTAATAATAAACATCTAATAAATTAACCAAAATTTCATCATTGAACCATGTTTAAATAGCCTAATTCAAACCCAACTTCAATTCAAGAAAATATAAACTAAGTCTAATCCAATTTTTCTCCATTACTCCAAAACcacttaacaaaagaaactagTGGAACATGTACATGCAGAATTCAACAAATCAAGCAAAAGATCAATACTATAAGTAAAATAAACATCCACTTTTTGAATAAACAAACCATCTGCATACatagtaaaataaacatccatTTTAGTTGATAATAAACATCTAATAAATTAAGAACTTTTATTCAATTATTACATTCTTAATTAAAATCCAATGACACCACCAACAACATAAACAGATAGCATATATGTTACTACATAAGGTCTTCTTTTGTTATTATATGCATGATATGTTGTTAGTAATTAGAAAGAAGCTAAAACATAGTTGGATGCATGCTAAAAGAAATGCAGAATACCACTTCTATGTTATGCCGCTTATTTTTGGTAAAAGTCTCTTCcctccttattttattatttaagaaaaatgcTTAAATTTCCAATATATGTAACTAATGTTGTATTTGTTCTATTTAGGAATCGAGTTATATCCTCTCTATGATTAAATAAAGTAATTTaacaccaaataaaagaaaattaatctcTTTATGTGATATgttcataataaaattaaaataagatgtaTGTGTGATATTAAACATCTAACTTGAACTTCTTCAAACTAAATAAACAGTTAATATAATTAGCATCATATATGTACTAAGATCAGAAAAATAGTCGCCATCAAACAATAACTCGTTCAAACAAGCTGACAATGTACTAAGATAAgaaaagccatcatcatcatgaaaatCGACCATCCAAATGTACGGTAAAGTAACCAACCAATTCGCATTTTAACTCATTATTTGTACAATAAGATATccgcaaaatcaaaataaatcatACATCTAAACTCAAGGCAACAAAGTTATATTGAATTATGATCAAACACAAAAAGAAGACCTATTTCCAATTTATAGACTTAATTCAATATGAAGCGCCACTTCATGAAAACAGATACTAAGAATGCTACTAAGAATGCTGCTATGATAtaaacactattaaaaatatgaaaaataaatactccagtgttttatatttttactatttGCGCCTAATGCTATCTCTCTAAGACAAAATAAAAACTAGAACAGTACTCATTCTATATATTCTTTCTCAAGCTACTTCATTAGAACTTAGCGTTCAAAACtcaaaatacaagaaataaattctctctctctatatatatatatgacacagTAAACAACTAAAGTTTCATTTCAATTGTATTCATCTGCAAACatgttttaaattttactaacgTCTATACTCTAACAAGAGAAAGGAGTACAACTCTCATTATTCTCCTCTTAAAAATGGAACATCaattaaaacttttcaaaatctaaGCATAAGTGCAACAAGcaaggaaaataataataataaaacaaaaacagaCAAAAAAACATAATAGTTAGGAAGGCTCAACATAGTACTATAGCAACTGTTAACTCTTCTTTTCAGATTTGGAAAAAAACCCATACAGAACTTAGCAACTcagaagtaaaaagaaaaaaacattttTTCCCCTTCCCCAACAAGAAAGCTATCACATACAAGGAAAAAACCTTTTTTCCCTTTTGTCGCTGATGGGGTTCCAGAACATCCCGGGAAGCTGCGGCTAGGTGTTCAGCCGCCACGTTTAGCAGCGGTTGCTTCCTGCGAGAGCAGTTGCACGCGTTGGAGGCTCCGTGTCAGGCGGCAACTCGGCGGGGATGTTCAGTCGTGACAGTGCGCAGCGGTTGCTGCCAGGAAGGGAGGACGGACGCGGTGTGGGTTGGCTCCTAAAGTGCTGATCAGCATGACGCACGTTGCAGGTCACACGAAAGCTGCGGGGACGGGATGTTTAACGACGAAAATGTGGGGTTTattggaaaaaaatttaaaattaggggTTAAAACAAAACTGAACAGACATTAgtaaattaggataaaaaagaGTTAATTCTCATTTTTAACTTATATTGAGCCTAATAAACAGCTCATTATAACCATTGTATAGATACCGCTTCCTAACGGGACTCTACAAAAAATTGAAGTATTTGAATCGTTGACTTTACATATAAAGTTCATTGAGAATTCAGCTGACTCTAGTTTTATAATAACCCTACACTTTTTTTGGTACATTAAAATACCTGCTTTTGTGGGTGCAAATTCTCTTTCACATTTGTAGCCTATCTTTTTCACTACTTTAATCAAATTAAAGTTTTATTAGACTATTATCATTTatgatgaagaaaaaaaaattgaccaGGCTTCGTTTATAGTTAGTTCATTTTTCACAAAGCAAACAATTCCGTAATAAAATTTGGATACAATTGTAAGCTACACACCAATGacataatcaaattaaaatttgggTGGAGACAATTTTTatgtgaagttttttttttttatttagctaCCCAAGAGACAAATACAAAATGTTTTTTAGAATAGTTTAAATGCTAAAGTGTTgaagaattttatattattatttgtaaaATTTCTAAGATattagagaaaaaagaaaagagtaaaTTCTGCCATGAAGAAAAACGCGACGATGACTAAGAAGATTGCGCAAATGGAATTTATTAGCATATAGACATATAGTAGCTAGTATTAAGTATGTGTGCATGCATTTATAGTAGTTtgaaataagaacaaaaaattgTATAAGTTTATAACTTTTTATATGCATGGTTTACAAAATTTAGGTTGTGACACGTACAAAAATGGTTTGAGAAAAACAATGTGCTGTGGCTGATGAGAATTGAGAAATTCCACCGTGACGATGATTGAGGTGGCGGCTCTCTAATTTGAATTCCTTCCAGGGTAAGAGCATGTCATCTTGGAAAGAATACATatagccaaaaggagaaaaaggaaAGTATGAATGGAAAAAGAATGTGCCATCTTTCTTTGAAATGAAGGTGACAACAACAATcaactctatttatttattaacacaCGTAGACTTTATTCACCATACGTATATATGTTCATCTAATTTTAAAATTGGCATAGTTAAAACCAGCTTAGATGAATGAATGGAATTAATATAAGACTGAAATATTTCCATTTCAGCCTCAAGTTGAAACGCTGTGTATTGAGTCGCAAAATAGTCAATAGTCAATAACACGTGTACATACGACAACACTCAACATGTATGTACACCTAGTGGACATGAATGTGAACGccattatttttgtaaaatttttttccaCTCATAATTCTGAAGTATAGTCaatatcatatataatatatcaaTAATTTGAATATTCAACTTAACATTTTATTTGTATGTATAAGATATAGCAAAGGATACACACCGACACCaataatgataaaatattattgaaaattcAAGTGGAGTCACCTTTACATGAATTTGATAGTTAAGAATTggtagatgaaaatttagtcaaatcagtcaaatcatctaacaaacttttagctatcaacttcacataaagtcgactgcacctgattTTTTACCTTATGGTTGCTATATATATGAAAGGATCCGAAAATAATTAAAGAAGCTCAAGACATTTTTTCTCTACTGAAATGGCCATCAACCCATGGTTTCATGTCTCtgttttcttgctctctttttatTACACCTTTGCTTTATTATCTACTCTTGGAAAAAGCATCACCAGCACCGATGATGAATCTGCTCTTCTTGCATTCAAATCCTCCATTACTTCAGACCCAAATCACATGCTTAGTAACTGGTCAacctcttcatcatcttctttatGCAACTGGGTTGGTGTCATTTGCGATTTGGACAACGGAAGAGTGAAGTCTCTGAATCTTAGTAACATGGGTCTCGTAGGTACCATTCCCCCGCACGTGGGGAACCTCTCTTTCCTTGAGGAGCTTGACCTCAAAGGCAACAACTTTCATGGTATGTTGCCACAGGAGATGTTTTCGTTGCATCAACTAAGGTTGCTCAACTTGAGTTCCAACGCGTTTGGTGGTTCCATTCCTCAATCTGTGTCCAACTTGTCCAACTTGGTCGAATTCGATTGTTCATCAAATCTCATCAATGGAACTATTCCACCCGTGATTGGCCAACTTCGCCAATTGAAGCTCTTCAATTTTGAGAATAACTCACTTTCTGGAATTATACCACCAACAgtttccaacctcactttgcttGAAGTATTCAACCTTGGTTCTAACTTCATATCAGGTACTATTTCCGTACCTAATAGTCACATGCATTTAGACATATTCTTTTAAGAGAAAAGTCTTGTGTATATCACTttcagttttctttttttttttttctagtagtaattAAAACGGAGAAAACTAATGTGCATTCGACTTCACATAAAGTTAATAGCTGAaagtcgttaaatgatttgattgatttgactaaattttctaACGGCTCTcggctatcaacttcacgtaaagttgactaCACCTGAATTTTTACCAATTAAAATAGTACAATGTAAGTTAGATTTTTAAGTGAACGTTTAATTTATTAtagtaatattaaaattatttttcataatttaattttaattaatacattGTATATATTCTTTCTATGTACAAAGGGACATGATAAGATAACTGAACAGATAAGATAAAGAAATTTGAAGGTTGACTTTTCAAAGTCCATTTTTGCTACCTGCATGATGTAATACGTACACGACCACATGAGGGTTGAGGCAAGATAACAATCAAATACTAACTCTTAACTCATCAGTTTTCACACGAAATTAAATAAGGAATTTGAGTGAAGGTTTTCTATTCacgctgttttttgtttttatctaaAGATAATAGATAAGAATCATTAAACAATAATTgagtcaaatatattaaattatttaataagttTATGAAAGAATTTATGTGAATGCAACAAAAGCTTTTCTAATTTTGCCGGCACCGGTTATTGATGAGAGCAACAAAAGCTTTCTTCCAAAGTCAATGCAACCTGAGCTCTCTCTcttgatattaaattaaatatatgatGTTAGGAATGTTGTTTTCTATTACCATGCATAGAGTTTATATACTTTATTATTATTCCAACTTGCATAATAATGTTTTTTTCATGTGcatgttttgatgaattaaaggAGAAATTCCAAGAGAGGTGGGTGATCTTACTAAACTAAGGAGAATGAGATTTGATCACAATAAGCTTAGTGGCAAAATACCAGCAACATTATTCAACATGTCAGTGTTGTATGATTTCATTCTTCACTTCAATGATCTCTCTGGCACTCTTCCATCAAACATTTGTCAAGGCCTTCCCCAACTTTCTTACCTTTATCTCAACGAAAATGATCTCTCTGGTAAGATGCCAACTGTTTGGCATAACTGCCAAGAGTTGATCCATGTTAATCTATCCGTCAATGGTTTCGATAAAGGTCCCATGCCAAGCGATTTCGGAAACTTGACTAAGCTTCAGTATTTATATCTTGATGACAATAACTTGGAAGGTATGAACTTACACCAACATTGTTAATTACTTTGATAGTAATGCCTAAAATATTCTGTTCTGGAAAGGCATTGTTTAATGCttattattgtgtatatatatatataggtgaggTTCCATTCTCCCTTTTAAACATCTCTTCTTTGGTGATAATGAGCCTTATGGAGAACAAGTTAAAGGGGCAGCTTCCAAGTGATATGTGTCATCTGCTCCCTCAACTGGAATGTTTGTACCTAGATACCAATCAATTTGAAGGGATCATTCCAAGATCAATTAGCAgatgcacacaactcaaagtttTAAGACTAATGTATAACCAGTTTACAGGTATATACTTCTTCATACTTGACCAATTTACCTACTCTTGCATGCATTTAGTCCTGTTCAATTTACTACTTGAATCCATAAGGTATTATTGTTGAGACATTTTGCTATGCTTCTAGGTACCATACCAGGTGAGCTTGCTGATCTGAACAATCTTCAGTATCTTATGCTTGGATTTAACAAATTGAGTGGAACTATTCCCCTAAAGCTTCTGAATAGTACAGCTTTGAGATTGTTGTATCTTTCATACAATTCTCTCTCAGGCACTCTTCCATCAGACAAAGGCTATAACCTTCCTAACCTGGATCAACTGCACTTAACTGGGAACAAATTTGTTGGAACCATTCCAAGTGGTTTATTCAATGCTACTTTGCTCACTAAACTGGACTTGAGTGAGAATCAATTCAGTGGAGTCATGCCAGCTGCGTTTCGAGATCTATCCATACTCGAAGTTCTCCATATAGGTGGCAATAACTTGACAACCGATAATGATTCTCATGAACTCGACTTCCTTACTTCCTTGACAAGTTCTACACATTTGAGAAGGATAATCCTATCTAACAATCCTTTAAATGCAACTCTTCCTAAATCAATTGGAAACTTGTCCCAGTCTTTGGTACTCTTTCAAGCAGATAATTGTGGAATCTATGGCAACATTCCAATGGAAGTAGGAAACATAACAAGCCTgtggaatttgaatttatatggGAATAATATATCTGGACCAATTCCTGCTACAATCAAAAGGTTACAGAACCTTCAGTCTTTGAATCTGAGCTACAATGGATTGCAGGGATCCATCATTGATGAGCTTTGTGAAATCAAGAGTTTAAGTGTGCTAGCTTTATCAAGCAACAAGCTTTCTGGAGCAATACCAGCATGCTTGGGAAATATGGATTCTCTTAGAAAGGTTTACATGGATTCTAATAAATTGAACTCAGGGATTCCATCTTCTTTCTGGAATCTCAATGACATCTTAGAGGTGAACCTGTCCTCCAATGCTTTAACTGGACAACTTTCACCAGGGATAGAAAAATTGAGAGCTCTTGTACTATTGGATCTATCAAGAAATGACATTTCAGGTGACATTCCTGCAATAAGTTCACTAGCTCTGCAAAATCTTTCCTTGGCAAGCAACAAGTTGCAAGGTTCCATTCCTGAATCACTTGGTAAGTTGGTAAGCTTAAACTCTTTGGACTTGTCTCAAAATCTTTTGTCTGGTTCCATTCCAAAATCCTTAGAGTCCCTTACTTTTCTTAAATACATCAACTTGTCCTACAATAACTTGCAAGGAGAGATTCCCAGTGGTGGACCTTTTGCAAATTTCACTGCTCAATCTTTCATGCATAATGAAGCACTCTGTGGTAACCCTCGCTTACAAGTCCCTCCATGTGCTAAACAAGATGGCAAAAGTTCAAGGCTAAAACTGATTTTAGCCATTTGCATACCCCTTGTAATAGTGTTAATCATTTTGATTCTTGCATGCATAATTGTTCGCCGACATAGAATAAAAGATGAGGAGAATCCAGCTGAAAAGAATTCATCAGACTTGGGAGCAGCAAAAAGGATTTCCTACTATGAACTTGTCCAAGCAACCAATGGATTTAATGAGAGTAACTTAATTGGAAAGGGAGGTTTCGGTTCTGTGTATCAAGGCATGCTCTCTAGTGGAATGATAGTTGCCATTAAAGTGATTAACGTGGACTTGGAAGCAACATCCAAGAGCTTTGATGCAGAATGCAATGCAATGCGCAATTTACGCCATCGAAATCTTGTTAAGGTTATCACTAGTTGCTCAAATGATGAGTTCAAATCTTTGGTGATGGAATTCATGCCAAATGGAAGCCTAGACAAATGGTTGTATTCACATAACTATTGTCTAGATTTCTTGCAAAGGTTGAATATAATGATGGATGTGGCATCTGCATTGGAATATCTTCATTATGGTTCTTCAATACCAGTTGTTCATTGTGATCTGAAGCCTAGTAATGTCTTACTGGATGAAGATATGGTTGCACATGTTAGTGACTTTGGCATTGCCAAGCTCTTGGATGAAGGACAATCCATAACACATACTAAGACCATGGCTACACTAGGCTATGTTGCACCAGGTACTTTCTTAGTTCTTTTTACTTTCTAGTTAACTATAACACAATCTAAGCTATTTTATTTGCTTCTTATATTGATAACATTTgataatcattattattattattactgaaATGCAGAATATGGATCTAAAGGAATTATTTCAATCAAAGGTGATGTATACAGCTATGGAATCATGCTAATGGAAGTATTCACAAGAAAAATGCCAACAGATGATATGTTTGCTGCAGAGTTGAGCTTGAAAAGTTGGATCAACAACTCAATGCCAGATTCAGTGATGGAAGTTGTGGACTCTAATTTAATACAACTATATGGTGATGAAGATATTGATGTTGTATTGCCTCATATATCATCTGTGTTGAGATTAGCTTTGAGTTGTTGTGCAGATTCAGCTGAAGAACGAATTAAAATGACAGATGTGGTTGCAGCATTAACCAAGATCAAGAATGAGTTCACCTTAATGAAAGAATGAGCAAGCCAGTGAAATATGCATGGCTCATCTGTATGGATTTCAAAGCTACATTAAAAGAATGTAAAGTCATAAATAAGATAATAATATATGTAATTGTTGTTCTCCTAGCCCCTActttatatagatatatatacagAAGTATCATAAAATATAGCCATAATCACATGCATAGATATTGTTAGGCCTTAATTAAAGAGCTCAAGAGTACTTTCCACACATGAAAAAACCACTTATACTTTAAGGACATACATAATCCTAAGACCAATAATATTTCCAAACCATCACATGGCTGCAACCGAATCCCAGATTGGCATTTGAAACACAGGTTAATTAAAAGAAAGTTAacagttaataaaaataaaagtatcatTAGAAAGAATCTACAAATGATTTTTTTCTTAAGAAAGAATAGTAAACAAGATACTGAAAATGACATAACAGCTCATCAATAGTACCAGTGACATGCCatacatgcatcatccttgttacCCTTACCAAGAAATCATTTAAATATTCATCAATTTGGTATAAAGTAtggattatataattaaataacaacgTCTGAATAAAATAAAGGTGATGAAGTAGTCAGTAGTGGCATGCATGACAACACTAAAATAAAAAGTGCCACTTGTcataagaaaacaaaatgaaattgCCACATGTTTCTAAAACagacaattttattttggtcAGAAATAGTGATAGTTTTAACTTGTATATATATAGACTATAAATAaacagaaataaatattttttaaaaaaataattatgtattGAATTACTGATAACAACATTTTGAGAAATATGTAGCTAACCATACCATCTCTTACTAAAATAAAAGTGTCATAGTTTTCTGGTCGGCAAGTTGTCTGCAACAATAATGATGGACACACAGTACAAGGGATGGTTTTGACTAGTTTGAGTGAATTATCACTGAAGTGTGAATTTTATGCAATTATTTTCTGTCTTTCTTTTCAAAGGTtataaattcttttgaaaaattatataCAAGTTACATACATAAGTTGGCAACTACAAATTATCTGTTAAAGAAAAATGTGATCATCaagtcatataaaaaaaaaaaaagcatttgtGCAAgttatattctcttctttcaggTGCTTAGATTCATCCAATCCAACCTATTGATGTAATGGCAAAACTATGTTTTTATCTGTCTACCTTCTGTCTCTCACTATTTTACTTCATGGCATGCTTAGTTCTGAGTGAAGTGAACATCAGCACAGATGATGAACATGCTCTTCTTGCATTCAAGTCTTCCATTACTTCAGACCCCAATAATCTCATGCTTAGTAATTGGtcaacctcatcatcatcatcttcttctctgTGCAACTGGGTTGGTGTTACATGTGATTTGGGTAATGGAAGAGTGAAGTCTTTGAATCTCAGCAACATGGGGCTTGTAGGTACCATTCCTCCACAAGTGGGGAGCCTGTCATTCCTTGAGGAGCTTGATCTCAAAGGAAACAGCTTCCATGGTGAGTTGCCACATGAATTGTATCAGTTGCAACAACTGAAGTTGCTCAACCTGAGTTATAACAACTTTGGTGGTTTCATTTTGGACTCAATATCCAACTTTTCTAAGTTGGTTTACTTGGACTGTTCATCAAGTTTCAGCAAAGGATCCAATACTATTCTACCAGTCATTGGACAGCTTCAACATTTGAAGGTTTTGAGGTTAGATAACAACTCTCTTTCAGGATTCATTCCACCAGCCATATCTAATCTCTCTTCACTTGAAGTCATTAGCCTTGGTTATAATGCCTTGTCAGGTAATATCTTACATTTTAGCACACATTATCACATGTTAAACATCTCAACATTGCAGTGATAAGTGAATAGTGTTGCTTATATAGGTGAGATTCCAGTGTCTCTGTTGAACATCTCTTCATTGAGGCATTTCAGTGCTGGCTACAACAATTTAAATGGAACTCTCCCTAAAGAGTTGTGCCATCAGCTTCCTCAACTTGAATTCCTTCTTTTGGATTTTAATCAATTTGAGGGAACTATTCCAGCATCAATTGGTAACTGCACATCTCTGGTACTATTAAGTTTATCCAATAACTTTTTCACAGGTATAATAGTATGTCCTCCATAATTTTGTACAACAATATTTCAGCCATTATACATAACAAATTTATGTCACCTATTAATCAATATCTATCTTTTCTTTCACAAAAATATCTCTGTTTATGAAGGTCCAATACCCATGGAGATTGAAAATCTTGGTAAATTTGAGCATCTTGCAGTGGGGTTTAACGATTTGAGTGGACCAATTCCATCAAAGATCTTCAACATTTCAACATTGAAATACTTGTATCTTTCATACAACTCTCTCTCAGGTGTTTTACCATCAGAAATGGGGTATACTCTGCCAAACTTGGTGCAACTACACTTAACTGGGAACAAGCTTGTTGGAAGCATTCCAAATGGTTTATTCAATGCTACTTTGCTTACTAAAATTGACTTGAGTGAGAATCAATTCAATGGACTCATGCCTACCGGATTTCGATATCTATCAATCCTTGAAGTTCTTCATATAGGTGGCAATAATTTGACAAGTTCTCATGAACTTGAATTCCTTACATCCTTGACAAGTTCTACACAGTTGAAGCGTATTGTAGTAACTGGCAATCCTTTAAAGGCGAGTCTTCCTAAGTCGATTGGAAACTTATCAAAGTCTCTAGAACTTTTTCAAGCAGATCTCTGTAAAATTTATGGCAACATTCCATTGGAAATAGGAAACATAAGTAGCTTGTTGAATTTAAATTTGTATGGGAATGATATAAGTGGACCAATTCCTACTACAATTAAAGGGTTACAGAAGCTTCAGTCTTTGAATTTGAGCTACAATGAATTGCAGGGATCCATCATAGATGAGCTTTGTGAAATTGGGAGCTTAAGTGTGCTGTCTCTATCAAGTAATAAGCTATCTGGAGTTATACCAACATGCTTGGGAAATATGGCCTCTCTTAGAATCGTTTACATGGATTCTAACAAATTGATCTCAGAGATACCATCTTCTTTTTGGAATCTCAAGGATGTCTTAGAGGTAAATTTATCATCTAATGCTCTTGTTGGAGAACTTCCATATGATATAGGAAGATTGAGAGCTCTGGTTCTATTGGATCTATCAAAAAATGAGTTTTCAGGCAACATTCCTACAACCATAAGTTCCTTGGGAACTCTGCAAAATTTGTCCCTGGCAAGCAACAAATTTCAAGGGTCTATTCCTGTGTCGTTCGGCGAAATGGTAAGCTTAAGCTCACTGGACTTATCTCGAAATCTTTTGTCAGGTGCGATTCCAAAATCCTTAGAGTCACTTGTTTATCTTAAATACATCAACTTGTCTTATAATAAATTGCAAGGAGAGATTCCTAATGATGGACCATTTGTAAATTTCACTGCTCAATCTTTCATGCATAATGAAGCACTTTGTGGTAATCCTCG is a window encoding:
- the LOC112783476 gene encoding uncharacterized protein isoform X3, with amino-acid sequence MLSNWSTSSSSSSSLCNWVGVTCDLGNGRVKSLNLSNMGLVGTIPPQVGSLSFLEELDLKGNSFHGELPHELYQLQQLKLLNLSYNNFGGFILDSISNFSKLVYLDCSSSFSKGSNTILPVIGQLQHLKVLRLDNNSLSGFIPPAISNLSSLEVISLGYNALSGEIPVSLLNISSLRHFSAGYNNLNGTLPKELCHQLPQLEFLLLDFNQFEGTIPASIGNCTSLVLLSLSNNFFTGPIPMEIENLGKFEHLAVGFNDLSGPIPSKIFNISTLKYLYLSYNSLSGVLPSEMGYTLPNLVQLHLTGNKLVGSIPNGLFNATLLTKIDLSENQFNGLMPTGFRYLSILEVLHIGGNNLTSSHELEFLTSLTSSTQLKRIVVTGNPLKASLPKSIGNLSKSLELFQADLCKIYGNIPLEIGNISSLLNLNLYGNDISGPIPTTIKGLQKLQSLNLSYNELQGSIIDELCEIGSLSVLSLSSNKLSGVIPTCLGNMASLRIVYMDSNKLISEIPSSFWNLKDVLEVNLSSNALVGELPYDIGRLRALVLLDLSKNEFSGNIPTTISSLGTLQNLSLASNKFQGSIPVSFGEMVSLSSLDLSRNLLSGAIPKSLESLVYLKYINLSYNKLQGEIPNDGPFVNFTAQSFMHNEALCGNPRLLVPPCSKKDRQRSRTMLLLVKCIPPIVVSIILVVAFIVVLQCKRKNVKTRHERNSSTLETRRLSYYELVRATNGFSESNLIGKGGFGSVYQGKLSGGLIVAIKVLDLDSEETAHSFEVECNAMRNLRHRNLVKIISSCSNDDFKSLVMEFMPNGSLDKWLYSHEYCLDFFERLSIMLDVASALEYLHHGFSTPVVHCDLKPSNVLLDEDMVAHVSDFGIAKLLDKGQSKVHTKTYLATLGYVAPEYGSMGIISVKGDVYSYGIMLMEVFTRKMPTDDMFAAELSLKSWINQSLPNSIIEVVDYNLVQLYGEQIDNILPHISSILELALSCCVNPPEERITMTDVVVSLTKIKNLFTQES